A stretch of DNA from Roseovarius faecimaris:
CCTTCATCCACCTGCCGCGCGATGAGCGAGGGTCGATTGATCAGTTTCGGCAGTTTCTCGGTGATCAGCACCTGACCGCGCTGGGGCCGGATCGGCGCCTTGAAGCCCAGCTTGGGGCCCAACTGCGCCGCGCCCAGCCCGGCGGAAAGCACCAGTTTGCCAGAGGTCACGCGCGTGCCATCGGCGCAGGTGGTCACGAAGGCATCGGGCTTGGCCACATCGGTCACGGTCTTGGAGGTGAGCACCCGCCCGCCCAGGCGGCGCACATTGGCAGCCAGGGACATGAGCAGTTTCAAAGGGTTGGCGTGACCGTCCTGGTGATGCAGGATCGCGCCCACCACCTTCGGCCCGATATGGGGCTCTTCCTTGCGCAGGGCGTTGTGGCCAAGCACCTCATAGGGGTAATTGCCGCCCAGCGCGTCTTTGAGTTTTTCGTATTTGGCGACGGTCTCTTCCAGCGTTTCTTCGGAGAAATGCAGGTCATAACCGCCATTCTGTTCCAGGGGGATCGCCTGGCCGGTGCCATCGCCCAGCTCACCCGCGAAGTCAGCCCAGATCGAGGCGGATTGCTGTGACCATTCGGCATAGCGCGGCTGGTTCATGCCCTTGGATTGCACCCAGACGAGGCCGAAATTGCCCCGGCTGGCGCGGAACGACCCGTCATCGCCGTCCAGCACGGTGACCGTCCGCCCGCGCCGGAGCAGGCCCCAGGCGACCGAGAGGCCAACAACGCCGCCTCCGATAATGGCATAATCGGTGTCCATCGCGCTCATCCGCTGGTGAAAGGCTGTGTCAGGGCGACGTGTATCGCCGCCCTGAGAAGGGAGAGATCAGTTCCCGGCTGCGGCAACCTTATCGAGGATCGCCTGACCCCATTCGGCGCCGACATCTTCCAGCACCGCGGGCCAGACTTTTTCGCGCACTGTCGCGGCCATTGTGGCCAGTTCGTCATCGCTCAGCGTGGCCACGGTGGCCCCCAGTTCATCGACGAGGCGTTGCTCGTTCTTGGCCTGGTCGCTTTCGGCCACTTCCCAGCGGGTCGCCTCGAACGCGGCGGCCTGTTCCTTGAGGGTGGCCTGATCTTCGTCCGAGAGCTCGGCGAGGCTGCCGTTGGAGATGATCATGTACCACACTTCAAAATGCGTGTTGGCGGGGATGTAGGTTTTGGTCACGTCACGGAAGGAGGCATAGTAGCCTTCCGCGCCCGAGCCGATCACGCCGTCAACCACACCGGTCTGCACGGCGGTGAAGGCTTCGGAGAAGGGGATGGGTGCCGGGATGTAGCCCAGGGCTTCGCCGGTGAGCTGGAAGCTCTTGATGCCGGGCACGCGGACCTTGATGCCGTTGGGTTCGACCGAGCCCGCATTGGGGTTCTCGACATTCAGCGAGATGCCGCCGAAATAGACCGGATAGGCGGCGAGCATGGTGATGTCCTGCTCGGCGTAAAGCTCGGCCATGGTCTCGCGCACGACGCCGCCGGGGCCATAGACCGCGCGGGCCTGATCCCAGTTGCCGGCAAGATAGGGGAAAGAGCTGATCTGCATGCGGCGGTCAGCGGCGGTGGCGGCGGGTTGCGTCGCCATGTCGATGGCGCCCACGCTGATGCGTTCCTGCACGGTGGTGTAGTCGCCCAGCGCCGAGGCCGGGAAGATGTTGACATTGACAGAGCCGCCGGTGGCTTCGGCCACAGAGGCCGAGAAGGCGCGCAGCTCGACATCGATGGTGGCGTCCTGCGGGCGCACGTGGCTCATCTTGAGGTCGGCCGCAGAGGCGTAGCTGCTCAGCGCCATGAGGGCGGCGGCGGCAGTGGTC
This window harbors:
- a CDS encoding NAD(P)/FAD-dependent oxidoreductase; protein product: MDTDYAIIGGGVVGLSVAWGLLRRGRTVTVLDGDDGSFRASRGNFGLVWVQSKGMNQPRYAEWSQQSASIWADFAGELGDGTGQAIPLEQNGGYDLHFSEETLEETVAKYEKLKDALGGNYPYEVLGHNALRKEEPHIGPKVVGAILHHQDGHANPLKLLMSLAANVRRLGGRVLTSKTVTDVAKPDAFVTTCADGTRVTSGKLVLSAGLGAAQLGPKLGFKAPIRPQRGQVLITEKLPKLINRPSLIARQVDEGGIQIGATNEEVGHDDRVTQPGLSKLAAEAIAAYPALAKAQLVRSWGALRVLSPDGLPIYQQSAEMPGAYLVTCHSGITLAAAHARLLPDWLEGTAAAPDLEVFSESRFALS
- the dctP gene encoding TRAP transporter substrate-binding protein DctP, giving the protein MKHAFLTTAAAALMALSSYASAADLKMSHVRPQDATIDVELRAFSASVAEATGGSVNVNIFPASALGDYTTVQERISVGAIDMATQPAATAADRRMQISSFPYLAGNWDQARAVYGPGGVVRETMAELYAEQDITMLAAYPVYFGGISLNVENPNAGSVEPNGIKVRVPGIKSFQLTGEALGYIPAPIPFSEAFTAVQTGVVDGVIGSGAEGYYASFRDVTKTYIPANTHFEVWYMIISNGSLAELSDEDQATLKEQAAAFEATRWEVAESDQAKNEQRLVDELGATVATLSDDELATMAATVREKVWPAVLEDVGAEWGQAILDKVAAAGN